The following coding sequences are from one Daphnia pulex isolate KAP4 chromosome 11, ASM2113471v1 window:
- the LOC124207592 gene encoding arginine-glutamic acid dipeptide repeats protein-like isoform X2, producing the protein MTSNGASAGEIVSSSKTSSRVVAGKSSAGTGSGLSSAGRAIQPTNSDSVNNSSKSTPEKRNSPAACSNGESPRKLLRRRGVKTEEEDDEDLVETPPEVVDDCPIEDERGGGNVDTICEDVSVAVTGKKNIRGKVWRARNGDYVRYLCVDDGADYRPGDAAYIESQSADQPFFICTIQEFRRSKRDTLMVNIKWYYRPCEVPETVYQLLVQDRNTEQGNKISFLHDPVIKGRELFISDATDTYPVSLLRGVCRVQHFTDIQGAEKFSPFKDSFFYILGYNPETRRLASTQGEIRVGPSHQARLPELRAQLGLDKRPEKCEDWEEPRWVPPPNAPGVRDGDLIVYIQAARSVAAFVGMCDGGSPDDGCLAASRDDTTINAMDVLHNSGYDLGKALQTLAKCPVPKGIDKKWSEDETKRFVKGLRQYGKNFFRIRKDLLPHKDTSDLVEFYYLWKKTPAAANQRPHRRRHRQSVLRRIRTTRNTRVAKEEPGDLSSASEDDNSDEDSDSRDLAAYHCRHCFSTSSKDWHHAGKDKALLCTDCRVHFKKYGELPLLKTTQQAQVSESEARSEPPYMFRPVQNPDDEEVEGRVRTRTRTKELNARNRPKQDSGNNSPEPEGNERRSHRKSPSSASNCSSSSSSVVHEKDKGNNGNKAKSMVESPSKGHKRRHGGGGAGGGTAGGGTGGEVPGPDREQAGNGNEDERGQPRQKKKKNDANSESPSESVSSESSSLEDNGMDGLDGEVDQDLEPSEARSAGSGSAGGGSRTSSPEMPAGKSTDANAPAIAEQVAASNESSSANPIATLNNASSAISASATSAVLANGVASSDGAPDEKERSDSPSPLHTLAGPRPGSFEAVKPNQSDDLPPMVKLEPDFNPATAGSTANEDMKSRPAALLSPTLQDKAVTSGAIEGGNKMPTPAWMGKEEMSLSSGFGGPSSPKLPSPTTSSSSFPPPLDMSIATADGALRNANSSGPPGSGLHSSPFMVPPAHSGFIRPYAPLESTSAMVDAVPYAMASPAPTTTANHPTIAPALGPLNLGPLPMSAPRDMPEQSEPHNLKIKQEMVDPSAVSASSSSPAVSAASLRDMSSIPRDGSMPSMGSGFVSYPPSVPMASLMEPKREPGLAHPHPTASPRLEKSSSGSGQGGSSSNSGSKSSPAIKKASTPTPQQHQHQQQQQQQQQQQQQQQTPAQPQQSQPPPPPPPAHSLPYPPHFLPHGLGLGPPQGLPLSPYHQPGAHAYSPYYPYPFAYHYPPMRMHAPPPPASAGPRPQSPPSFVVVSSGSSSFPPSSVANYHQSSLSLGNFHTSPSGVVNPFAPSVSGGGNGNGNGPLATSMHPSPPVTSTSASSSSGHGGLGGGRPYNNNKGPSDGSQMGPSQPSRSRSPPPSSSSAMVNVGSINPAKRGPSPPPKRPHHPSSAAMPPMSHSMSSSSPYLPIFSSPASTSGGLGSGYPPTSGSMPTYSGVGPGGPFGFGGPSLADLQAKSESPWNHHPHHPHSLPLPLSHPHHHLQPRSSTPIQPVASTSTLSHPVAGLTLPSVSPTVGNHMMPGIAPPPSASSVAAAMSAAHDEANNTMHEDVDEDAPSPVANTIPRGPSPEPRIEDSECHRSQSAIFLRHWNRGEGNSCARTDLTFKPVPDSKLARRREERLRRQAERDRDEREKEKERERAAAHARKAATPDKRETPKPSTSGAGPIETITSPGFDRFGPRPYPDTPALRQLSEYARPHTGFSPGGMQRNVPSGLGLGPPAMDPMLHYQLASMYGAGARERLELELEREKRERELRELREREISDRFKEEMLKNGAGMPPGMGMPGGPGGLGPRLSGPLDPHWLELHRRYGGMPGGPPPGAGLGPPPGFSLYQLGGNPSGGGGGLNPMERERLERLGLQLPSGMGGSIGGPPGSGGGGGGGGPGDPRSEAQARDHQAAVDRLQAERIHAAMADQLRLQMAGLNPELHTHAHAHTHNHLHLHPSGQDMPPPPGFPLNAGYPRPPPGMLHQDSALGLHPAAAAAMLGRPYDEQFARQFAAEQQLQRQMMEQRFPHPGAPPSGPPSGPSLHPHAHPNIVAQHEEYIRQQQQREREMKVRAIEEAARGGRP; encoded by the exons AGCAAGCGGGACACCTTGATGGTCAACATTAAATG GTACTATCGACCCTGTGAAGTTCCGGAAACCGTCTATCAGCTGCTGGTGCAGGACCGCAACACAGAACAAG GCAACAAGATCTCGTTTCTCCATGATCCCGTGATTAAAGGCCGCGAGCTGTTTATATCCGACGCCACTGATACCTATCCCGTTTCCCTGCTCAG AGGCGTGTGCCGAGTCCAGCATTTCACTGACATCCAGGGCGCTGAAAAGTTTTCGCCGTTCAAGGATTcgtttttctacattttaGGCTACAATCCAGAAACTCGCAGACTGGCGTCTACTCAGGGTGAAATCCGGGTCGGGCCATCCCATCAG GCCCGGCTTCCGGAATTGCGTGCCCAGTTGGGATTGGACAAACGTCCCGAGAAATGTGAAGATTGGGAAGAGCCGCGTTGGGTGCCGCCACCTAACGCTCCCGGCGTGCGCGACGGTGACCTGATCGTCTACATCCAAGCTGCCCGTTCGGTGGCCGCCTTTGTCGGGATGTGTGATGGCGGATCCCCAGACGACGGATGCCTAGCCGCCTCCCGTGACGACACCACCATCAACGCCATGGACGTG CTGCACAATTCCGGTTACGATCTGGGTAAAGCGCTACAAACTCTGGCCAAGTGTCCCGTACCTAAAGGCATCGACAAGAAATGGTCGGAAGACGAAACG aAACGATTCGTCAAGGGCCTGCGACAGTACGGCAAGAACTTTTTCCGCATCCGCAAAGACCTTTTGCCCCACAAGGATACG TCGGACTTGGTGGAATTTTATTACTTGTGGAAAAAAACTCCAGCCGCAGCTAATCAGCGTCCTCATCGTCGGCGTCATCGGCAGAGCGTTCTCCGACGGATTCGCACTACTCGCAACACAAGAGTCGCCAAGGAAGAACCCG GAGATTTAAGCTCGGCCAGCGAGGATGATAATTCTGATGAAGACTCTGATTCGAGAGATTTAGCTGCCTACCACTGTCGTCACTGTTTCTCTACAT cATCGAAAGATTGGCATCATGCGGGCAAAGACAAGGCCCTCTTATGTACGGATTGTCGAGTGCACTTTAAGAAATACGGCGAGCTTCCCCTGTTAAAAACTACTCAACAAGCGCAG GTCAGCGAGAGTGAGGCTCGCTCAGAGCCGCCGTACATGTTTCGCCCCGTCCAAAATCCTGACGATGAAGAAGTGGAGGGCCGTGTTCGCACAAGAACACGCACGAAAGAATTG AACGCGCGGAATCGACCCAAGCAAGACAGCGGTAACAACAGCCCGGAACCGGAGGGCAACGAGCGGCGAAGTCACCGCAAGTCGCCCAGCTCGGCCAGCAACTGTTCGTCATCGTCTTCTTCGGTCGTGCATGAGAAG GATAAAGGCAATAACGGCAACAAAGCCAAGTCGATGGTGGAAAGTCCGAGCAAAGGGCACAAGAGACGCCACGGAGGCGGAGGAGCTGGTGGGGGCACTGCTGGTGGGGGCACCGGCGGTGAAGTGCCTGGCCCAGATCGCGAGCAGGCCGGCAACGGCAACGAAGATGAGCGTGGCCAACCccgccagaagaagaagaagaacgacgcCAATTCTGAG AGTCCGTCCGAGAGCGTCTCGAGCGAAAGCAGCTCACTGGAGGATAATGGCATGGATGGATTGGACGGTGAAGTCGATCAAGATCTCGAACCGAGCGAAGCTCGTAGCGCTGGTTCCGGATCCGCTGGCGGTGGCTCCCGAACCTCATCTCCAGAAATGCCGGCCGGCAAGAGCACCGATGCAAATGCGCCAGCCATTGCCGAGCAAGTGGCTGCATCCAACGAGTCCTCGTCCGCCAATCCCATTGCTACTTTGAACAACGCTTCTTCCGCCATTTCTGCCTCAGCCACCAGCGCCGTGCTAGCCAATGGAGTGGCATCCAGCGATGGGGCACCAGACGAAAAGGAGAGGAGCGACTCTCCTAGTCCCCTACACACATTGGCTGGCCCTCGTCCAGGAAGCTTCGAGGCCGTGAAACCCAACCAATCCGACGATCTGCCACCCATGGTCAAACTGGAACCGGATTTCAATCCGGCCACTGCCGGTTCGACAGCGAACGAAGATATGAAAAGTCGTCCGGCAGCGCTGTTGTCGCCCACTTTGCAAGACAAGGCAGTGACTTCTGGGGCCATTGAGGGGGGCAACAAGATGCCCACGCCGGCCTGGATGGGCAAAGAAGAGATGTCGCTCTCTTCGGGTTTCGGTGGCCCTTCCTCGCCCAAACTGCCGTCGCCGACCACGTCGTCCTCGTCTTTCCCACCTCCACTGGACATGTCGATCGCCACTGCCGACGGAGCCCTCAGGAATGCCAATAGCAGCGGCCCACCAGGGTCTGGTCTGCACTCGTCGCCTTTTATGGTGCCGCCGGCTCATTCCGGCTTCATTCGACCCTACGCTCCGCTGGAATCCACCTCAGCTATGGTCGACGCGGTTCCTTATGCGATGGCCTCCCCCGCCCCTACGACGACAGCTAATCATCCGACTATTGCTCCTGCATTGGGACCGTTGAACCTGGGCCCGTTGCCCATGTCGGCCCCGCGTGACATGCCCGAACAGAGTGAACCGCACAACTTGAAAATCAAACAGGAGATGGTGGACCCGTCCGCAgtttcggcttcttcttcttcaccggCTGTTTCTGCTGCCTCGTTGCGGGACATGTCTTCCATTCCACGAGATGGATCAATGCCATCCATGGGAAGTGGATTTGTATCGTATCCCCCCAGCGTCCCAATGGCCTCTCTGATGGAGCCCAAGCGCGAACCTGGACTTGCTCATCCGCACCCGACGGCCTCTCCTCGGCTGGAGAAATCGTCGAGTGGGAGCGGCCAGGGTGGAAGTTCCTCAAACAGCGGTTCCAAATCGAGTCCTGCTATCAAAAAAGCTTCTACTCCGACTccgcagcagcaccagcatcagcaacaacagcagcagcagcaacaacaacagcaacagcaacaaacgCCGGCGCAACCGCAGCAATCTCAGCCGcctccacctcctccaccgGCCCATTCTTTGCCTTATCCGCCCCATTTCCTGCCTCACGGGTTGGGATTGGGACCGCCTCAAGGGCTGCCTCTGTCACCGTATCACCAGCCGGGAGCGCACGCCTATTCTCCCTACTACCCGTACCCTTTTGCTTACCATTACCCTCCTATGCGGATGCATGCCCCTCCGCCGCCGGCCTCGGCTGGACCCCGACCTCAATCACCGCCGTCGTTTGTTGTCGTCTCTTCTGGATCGAGCAGCTTTCCTCCGTCCTCGGTGGCCAATTACCACCAGAGTTCTCTGAGTTTGGGTAACTTCCACACCTCGCCTTCCGGGGTGGTTAATCCGTTCGCGCCCAGTGTTTCGGGCGGAGGCAACGGAAACGGAAACGGCCCACTGGCGACGTCGATGCACCCCTCACCTCCGGTCACGTCGACCTCGGCTTCGTCGTCTTCGGGTCACGGCGGTTTGGGCGGCGGTCGCccttacaacaacaacaaagggcCGTCTGATGGGTCTCAAATGGGGCCGTCGCAGCCGTCGCGATCCCGCTCGCCGCCACCTTCTTCCTCGTCAGCCATGGTCAATGTTGGCTCCATCAATCCTGCGAAGCGAGGGCCGAGTCCGCCACCCAAACGACCGCATCACCCATCGTCAGCAGCCATGCCCCCCATGTCCCATTCTATGTCTTCGTCCTCGCCGTACTTGCCCATTTTCTCGTCGCCGGCCTCGACGAGTGGCGGTCTCGGCAGCGGATACCCTCCCACTTCAGGTTCGATGCCGACCTACTCTGGCGTGGGGCCGGGTGGGCCCTTTGGTTTCGGCGGTCCGTCGCTGGCTGATTTGCAAGCCAAATCCGAGTCCCCCTGGAATCATCACCCTCATCATCCACACTCACTGCCTCTGCCGCTATCGCATCCGCATCATCATCTCCAGCCGCGCTCGTCCACACCCATCCAACCCGTGGCCTCGACTTCGACGCTATCGCATCCAGTTGCTGGGCTGACCTTGCCGTCGGTTTCGCCGACTGTTGGCAATCACATGATGCCCGGAATTGCTCCTCCACCGTCGGCCTCCTCGGTGGCGGCAGCCATGTCGGCTGCCCACGACGAAGCCAACAACACCATGCACGAGGACGTGGATGAAGATGCTCCCAGTCCGGTGGCCAACACCATTCCGCGCGGACCGAGTCCCGAACCAAGAATTGAAGATTCCGAGTGCCATCGCAGCCAAAGTGCCAT TTTCTTGCGTCACTGGAACCGCGGCGAAGGTAACTCCTGTGCTCGAACCGATCTCACTTTTAAGCCGGTGCCCGATTCCAAGTTGGCCCGGCGACGGGAAGAGCGTCTGCGGAGGCAAGCTGAACGCGATCgtgatgaaagagaaaaagagaaagaaagggaaagagCTGCTGCTCACGCG cGGAAAGCTGCCACGCCGGATAAGCGTGAAACACCCAAGCCTTCAACATCTGGAGCTGGGCCTATCGAGACCATCACTTCTCCTGGCTTTGATCGATTTGGCCCCCGCCCATATCCTGACACTCCAGCTTTGCGTCAATTAAG TGAGTACGCCCGACCTCACACAGGTTTTTCTCCGGGTGGAATGCAACGAAACGTACCAAGTGGACTGGGACTCGGCCCGCCAGCCATGGATCCCATGTTGCATTATCAGCTTGCTAGTATGTATGGTGCTGGAGCCCGAGAGCGTCTAGAACTGGAGCTGGAACGCGAGAAGCGAGAGCGGGAGCTCCGCGAACTCCGCGAGCGTGAGATATCGGATCGTTTTAAAGAAGAGATGCTTAAAAATGGAGCCGGAATGCCCCCTGGAATGGGAATGCCTGGTGGTCCTGGAGGTCTTGGACCGAGACTCTCCGGCCCTCTTGATCCGCATTGGCTCGAACTTCATCGCAG ATATGGTGGAATGCCTGGTGGACCGCCTCCTGGTGCGGGATTAGGTCCTCCTCCCGGTTTTAGTTTGTATCAACTGGGAGGAAATCCGAGTGGAGGCGGAGGCGGACTGAATCCCATGGAACGAGAACGACTCGAGCGTCTCGGTTTGCAGCTGCCCAGCGGCATGGGGGGATCGATCGGCGGCCCTCCGGGATCGGGTGGaggcggcggaggaggtggaCCTGGAGATCCCCGTTCGGAGGCCCAAGCGCGGGACCACCAAGCAGCGGTGGATCGGCTGCAGGCGGAGCGCATTCATGCAGCCATGGCGGACCAACTTCGACTTCAAATGGCTGGTCTTAACCCCGAACTCCACACTCACGCTCACGCCCACACTCACAATCACCTCCATCTCCATCCCTCAGGTCAAGACATGCCACCGCCGCCGGGATTCCCTCTCAACGCCGGATATCCCAGACCTCCGCCGGGAATGCTACACCAAGACAGCGCGCTGGGACTGCACCCCGCAGCCGCTGCTGCCATGCTGGGTCGTCCCTACGACGAACAGTTTGCTCGGCAGTTTGCAGCCGAACAGCAGCTCCAGCGGCAGATGATGGAGCAGCGATTCCCTCACCCCGGTGCTCCACCCTCTGGCCCGCCGTCTGGTCCTTCCCTACATCCCCATGCTCATCCCAATATTGTTGCTCAACACGAAGAGTACATTAG gcaacagcaacaacgtgagagagagatgaagGTGCGAGCCATCGAAGAAGCTGCACGTGGGGGTCGACCTTAG